One window of Triticum dicoccoides isolate Atlit2015 ecotype Zavitan chromosome 5A, WEW_v2.0, whole genome shotgun sequence genomic DNA carries:
- the LOC119298717 gene encoding pollen allergen Lol p 2-A-like → MASSSRMLVAAAVAALVAVAWCAPPPVSFTVEKGSDKTHLALQIKYDKAGDSMKEVELKQKEDWLPLKKGYSGAWEIKSDKPLEGPYSFRYETEKGQRNVFDDVIPTDFKCGSTYKPEATY, encoded by the coding sequence ATGGCTTCATCGAGCAGgatgctggtggcggcggcggtggccgccCTGGTGGCCGTGGCGTGGTGCGCGCCGCCGCCGGTGAGCTTCACGGTGGAGAAGGGGTCCGACAAGACGCATCTGGCGCTGCAGATCAAGTACGACAAGGCCGGCGACAGCATGAAGGAGGTGGAGCTGAAGCAGAAGGAGGACTGGCTGCCCCTGAAGAAGGGCTACAGCGGCGCGTGGGAGATCAAGAGCGACAAGCCCCTCGAGGGCCCCTACAGCTTCCGCTacgagaccgagaagggccagcgcAACGTCTTCGACGACGTCATCCCCACAGATTTCAAGTGCGGCTCCACCTACAAGCCAGAGGCGACCTACTGA
- the LOC119298716 gene encoding uncharacterized protein LOC119298716: MASSAVSHSHGGQHQHQLPAAGSMMARVDRLDLVVGYLEELRHSGSGRSSTTATSTLSSSSPTTPRARPHGCRSAEELLRETKAKGSLVERIAFLEDRVLRMEEERMEMSSSMQTAESARRTMRMMMNGSGGAGAEPGSPGSGKKGKKGLKSLVKSCVRAGAKLKTKE, translated from the coding sequence ATGGCTTCATCGGCGGTGAGCCACAGCCACGGCGGGCAGCACCAGCACCAGCTGCCGGCGGCTGGGAGCATGATGGCGCGGGTGGACCGGCTGGACCTGGTGGTGGGGTACTTGGAGGAGCTGCGCCACAGCGGCAGCGGCAGGTCTTCCACCACCGCCACAAGCACCTTGTCATCGTCGTCCCCGACCACGCCTCGGGCTCGACCTCACGGGTGCCGGTCGGCGGAGGAGCTGCTGCGGGAGACCAAGGCCAAGGGGAGCCTGGTGGAGCGCATCGCGTTCCTGGAGGACCGGGTGCTCCGGATGGAGGAGGAGCGCATGGAGATGTCGTCGAGCATGCAGACGGCGGAGTCGGCGAGGAggacgatgaggatgatgatgaacgGCAGCGGCGGGGCTGGGGCTGAACCGGGGAGTCCCGGGAGCGGGAAGAAAGGGAAGAAGGGGCTCAAGAGTTTGGTCAAGTCGTGCGTCCGAGCAGGCGCCAAGCTCAAGACCAAGGAATAG